The window GCTCGGATCACGCCAAAACAATGGTTTCTTTTCGCTTCCCATTCTCGTTTCCTCAGCCCCCAAAGCCACCCATCTCCGCCGCCGCTAATGCTTCTTCACGTAAATTCTACTCTTACGCCGCCGTTGCCGCGTTATCATTCTCCGCCGCTGGCGCTGGCATTGCTATCTCACAGAATACCAACAGCCCATTTCTTCAAAACGCACTTAATTTATTGGCGTCTAATTTCACACACAACGGAAGCATGCTAAATCCCTTGTGGGGTTCTCTTTCTCTTTCTCTGAATTCGTCTCCGATCACTGAATCGAGGACTGGAATGTCGTTTCCGGCGGTTCTGTGGGATTCCCAGTGCCTCCTCGGAGTTGGGTTGCGGAAAAAAGCAGTTTTGGGGTTGAAGAATATCGATGTCTATGCTTTTGGTATTGGATTCTGATCTTCACTctctttattatattttttcccttagtttctttcttcttttttttttacaacaAATTGTGAAAATATTTCTGATATTTGATGGATTTATGTGTGCAAATAATCTAATGACGAAAATGTTGCAAATCCAAAGCTAGGCCAGTTGTCTGCATCGTTAAACTAAAAGTTCTTGAGTTGATAAAGTCTAGATTTTGACTTTGTCAAATTTGGTTATTTGGCATTTTCCTTGGCTTTGGATTGATAGGTGTATATGCTGATCATGATGATGTGAAAAAGTTCCTTAGTGAGAAACATGGAGATTTTTTAGTTCCCAAATTGAACGAGGAGTTGACGGAGGATCTCATGGAGAGTGGTGTCAGCATGACGGTGAGGCTTCAAATAGTTT is drawn from Primulina eburnea isolate SZY01 chromosome 10, ASM2296580v1, whole genome shotgun sequence and contains these coding sequences:
- the LOC140804061 gene encoding fatty-acid-binding protein 1; the protein is MVSFRFPFSFPQPPKPPISAAANASSRKFYSYAAVAALSFSAAGAGIAISQNTNSPFLQNALNLLASNFTHNGSMLNPLWGSLSLSLNSSPITESRTGMSFPAVLWDSQCLLGVGLRKKAVLGLKNIDVYAFGVYADHDDVKKFLSEKHGDFLVPKLNEELTEDLMESGVSMTVRLQIVYGRLSIRSVRSAFEESVGSRLQKFGGLDNKELLQRFTSQFKDDIKIPRGSIIDLSREQGHVLRTTIDGKDVGSIESELLCRSVLDLYIGKESFDKIAREDVARNLASLLGK